From the genome of Papaver somniferum cultivar HN1 chromosome 2, ASM357369v1, whole genome shotgun sequence, one region includes:
- the LOC113347879 gene encoding glycine dehydrogenase (decarboxylating), mitochondrial-like, with protein MERARRLANRAILKRLLSESKQQRSGGVHSSSSSSPALFSSSRYVSSLAPSVLPRSGVSPNDVLMKKNHQIRLISVESLKPSDTFARRHNSATPEEQTKMSESVGFDSIESLIDATVPKSIRIESMKFSKFDQGLTESQMIDHMKMLADKNKVFKSFIGMGYYNTSVPAVILRNIMENPGWYTQYTPYQAEISQGRLESLLNYQTVITDLTGLPMSNASLLDEGTAAAEAMAMCNNIQKGKKKTFIIASNCHPQTIDICKTRADGFDLKVVTSDLKDIDYSSGDVCGVLVQYPGTEGEVLDYGEFVKKAHASGVKVVMATDLLALTMLKPPGEFGADIVVGSAQRFGVPMGYGGPHAAFLATSQDYKRMMPGRIIGVSVDSSGKPALRMAMQTREQHIRRDKATSNICTAQALLANMAAMYAVYHGPEGLKVIAQRVHGLAGTFAHGLKKLGTVDVQGGAFFDTVKIKCADAHAIADAATKSGMNLRIVDSNNITVAFDETTTLEDVGELFKVFSGGKPVPFTAASLAPEVQNAIPAGLVRESPYLTHPIFNSYHTEHELLRYLHRLQAKDLSLCHSMIPLGSCTMKLNATVEMMPVTWPEFANLHPFAPTEQAAGYQEMFDDLGDLLCTITGFDSFSLQPNAGAAGEYAGLMVIRAYHMARGDHHRNVCIIPVSAHGTNPASAAMCGMKIVTIGTDAKGNINIPELKKAAEANKDNLSALMVTYPSTHGVYEEGIDEICKIIHDNGGQVYMDGANMNAQVGLTSPGYIGADVCHLNLHKTFCIPHGGGGPGMGPIGVKKHLAPYLPSHPVVSTGGLPAPEKAEPMGTIAAAPWGSALILPISYTYIAMMGSKGLTDASKIAILSANYMAKRLENHYPVLFRGVNGTVAHEFIIDLRGFKNTAGIEPEDVAKRLIDYGFHGPTMSWPVPGTLMIEPTESESKAELDRFCDALISIREEIAQIESGKVDANNNVLKGAPHPPSVLMADSWTKPYSRDTAAFPASWLRSSKFWPTTGRVDNVYGDRNLVCTLQPEAVEEAAAATA; from the exons ATGGAGCGTGCTAGGAGACTCGCAAATCGGGCGATTCTGAAACGCCTGCTATCCGAGTCGAAACAGCAACGTTCTGGTGGTGtgcattcttcatcatcatcatcacctgcTCTGTTTTCATCATCAAGGTATGTATCTTCATTAGCTCCATCAGTACTTCCAAGATCTGGGGTCTCACCAAATGATGTTTTGATGAAGAAAAACCATCAGATTAGATTGATTTCTGTCGAATCGTTAAAACCCAGTGATACATTTGCTAGGAGACATAACTCAGCAACCCCAGAGGAGCAAACTAAAATGTCTGAATCTGTTGGTTTTGATAGTATCGAGTCTTTAATTGATGCTACTGTGCCCAAATCCATAAGAATTGAATCCATGAAGTTTTCTAAATTCGATCAAGGTTTAACTGAATCCCAAATGATTGATCATATGAAGATGTTAGCTGATAAAAATAAGGTTTTTAAGTCGTTTATTGGTATGGGTTATTACAATACTTCTGTGCCTGCTGTGATTTTGAGAAATATTATGGAAAACCCTGGTTGGTATACTCAGTATACTCCATATCAAGCTGAGATATCTCAAGGTAGGCTTGAATCTTTGCTTAATTATCAGACTGTCATTACGGATCTTACCGGTTTGCCGATGTCGAATGCTTCACTTCTTGATGAAGgaactgctgctgctgaagcaaTGGCTATGTGTAATAATATTCAGAAAGGGAAGAAAAAGACTTTTATTATTGCTAGTAATTGTCATCCACAGACAATTGATATTTGTAAGACTAGAGCTGATGGGTTCGATTTGAAAGTCGTTACTTCGGATCTTAAGGATATCGATTACTCGTCTGGTGATGTATGTGGGGTTTTAGTTCAGTATCCTGGTACTGAAGGTGAGGTTTTGGATTATGGAGAGTTTGTGAAGAAGGCTCATGCTTCGGGTGTGAAGGTTGTGATGGCGACGGATCTACTTGCGCTGACAATGTTGAAGCCTCCAGGGGAATTTGGAGCTGATATTGTTGTTGGATCTGCTCAGAGATTTGGTGTTCCAATGGGTTATGGAGGTCCACATGCCGCTTTCTTGGCTACTTCTCAAGATTATAAGAGAATGATGCCCGGAAGAATTATTGGTGTTAGTGTTGATTCTTCGGGAAAACCTGCTCTTCGTATGGCTATGCAAACAAGGGAGCAACATATCCGAAGAGATAAGGCTACCAGCAACATCTGTACAGCTCAG GCGTTGCTTGCAAACATGGCTGCCATGTATGCAGTGTATCATGGACCAGAAGGCCTCAAAGTTATTGCCCAGAGAGTTCATGGTCTAGCTGGCACTTTTGCACATGGACTGAAGAAACTTGGAACAGTAGATGTTCAAGGGGGTGCATTCTTTGACACTGTAAAGATTAAGTGTGCTGATGCTCATGCTATTGCAGACGCTGCTACCAAGAGTGGAATGAACTTGAGGATTGTGGATTCAAACAAC ATTACTGTAGCTTTCGACGAAACAACCACCTTGGAGGATGTGGGTGAGCTTTTCAAAGTGTTTTCTGGAGGAAAGCCT GTGCCCTTTACTGCTGCATCACTCGCACCAGAGGTTCAGAATGCCATCCCAGCAGGACTCGTTAGGGAAAGCCCTTATCTCACCCACCCAATCTTCAACTC GTACCACACAGAGCATGAATTGCTCAGATACCTTCACAGGTTGCAAGCTAAAGATCTATCATTATGTCACAGCATGATTCCTTTGGGATCTTGTACaatgaaattgaatgccaccGTAGAAATGATGCCGGTGACATGGCCCGAGTTTGCAAATTTGCACCCATTTGCCCCTACTGAACAGGCTGCAGGATATCAG GAAATGTTCGACGATCTTGGTGATCTATTGTGTACCATCACCGGTTTCGATTCATTCTCCTTGCAACCTAATGCTGGTGCTGCTGGAGAGTATGCTGGGTTGATGGTTATTCGTGCATACCATATG GCAAGAGGAGATCATCATCGCAATGTTTGCATCATTCCGGTTTCAGCACATGGAACAAATCCTGCTAGTGCTGCTATGTGTGGAATGAAAATAGTTACTATTGGAACTGATGCTAAGGGTAACATCAACATCCCCGAGTTAAAGAAAGCAGCTGAGGCGAACAAAGATAACCTATCTGCTCTCATG GTTACATATCCTTCAACTCATGGAGTTTATGAAGAAGGCATTGATGAGATTTGCAAGATAATTCATGACAATGGTGGCCAAGTCTACATGGATGGTGCAAACATGAATGCGCAG GTCGGTCTGACAAGCCCAGGTTACATCGGGGCAGATGTTTGCCATCTCAATCTCCACAAAACATTTTGCATTCCACACGGTGGAGGTGGTCCAGGAATGGGTCCTATTGGTGTGAAGAAACATTTGGCACCATATTTGCCATCACACCCTGTG GTGTCCACTGGTGGTCTACCAGCCCCTGAGAAAGCTGAGCCAATGGGTACCATCGCTGCTGCACCTTGGGGTTCTGCACTTATTTTGCCCATTTCATACACATACATTGCCATGATGGGGTCTAAAGGACTCACTGATGCATCAAAAATAGCAATCTTGAGTGCAAACTACATGGCAAAACGCTTGGAG AACCACTACCCCGTTCTTTTCCGCGGTGTCAATGGCACAGTTGCCCATGAATTCATCATTGACCTAAGAGGCTTTAAG AATACTGCTGGAATTGAACCGGAAGATGTTGCTAAGCGTCTGATTGATTACGGATTCCATGGGCCTACCATGTCATGGCCTGTTCCAGGAACCCTTATGATTGAACCTACAGAAAGTGAAAGCAAG GCCGAGTTAGACAGGTTCTGTGATGCTCTTATATCAATTAGAGAAGAAATTGCACAAATTGAAAGTGGGAAAGTCGATGCCAACAACAACGTCCTTAAG GGAGCACCCCATCCCCCATCTGTGCTCATGGCTGATTCATGGACAAAACCATATTCACGAGATACCGCTGCTTTCCCTGCCTCATGGCTCAGATCTTCAAAATTCTGGCCCACCACAG GACGTGTGGACAATGTGTATGGTGACCGTAACCTTGTCTGTACCCTCCAACCAGAGGCTGTTGAAGAAGCTGCTGCAGCTACTGCCTAA